A genomic segment from Chanos chanos chromosome 2, fChaCha1.1, whole genome shotgun sequence encodes:
- the malt3 gene encoding mucosa-associated lymphoid tissue lymphoma translocation protein 1, which translates to MLVQSIGVSRAVANSMLSEVVIVQQPVSVCVPPNYAALLSVQATGPGPLKYQWFNGAQEEVADGTRPELTVRTQNSQTFICRVSDQYQNWVFSKWVKVKVISAAGQGVCGTWSGEPHIVVHPVSQTVRQGDRLVLRCSAFGMPAPQYQWYRNGQILQQETSDSVEIKNVNADNAGSYLCAVSNKLEERWSEAADIEIVPPAQSLAAPLMASDKVALLIGNLNYAQHPGLMAPTMDVHQLSNLLQQLGFRVVSLLDLTLDEMHAAIDKFLQLLDRGVYAVFYYAGHGYEHAGRNYLVAVDAPRPYCKENCVCVQRVMRKMQERQATLNVILLDTCRKWYHQNSPPSVITPVAPLGNTVYGYATSEDAEAFEVQDGGKSTGIFTKYLNTHILEPKKVTHVLEQVSEDLGKDLMVCGRQVVEIKHTLKEPRSLADPVRTVGHTQELRIRDACWKQANVLPGRKLVEFSCGAQVELSFSALFSNVMVVFGKVKSMGPVAVDCTVCLRSTPVLEDIFSRADISDEMDSLLLNKSANPDCSLRLCCLQKLNKSLVIKVDLHYTHKDTRLRVVESKELDIGKPLVASCKFGQRKKQVDGIRWPRHQTADQISHYKQQPFQQPHGQPCRPSTRKADNVWESVPKAASVSSNEPEENDENESLDFTL; encoded by the exons ATGTTGGTCCAGTCCATTGGAGTCTCCAGAGCAGTAGCTAATAGCATGCTCTCTG AAGTTGTGATTGTGCAgcagcctgtgtctgtgtgtgtgccaccCAATTATGCGGCTCTCCTGAGCGTTCAAGCAACAGGCCCTGGTCCTTTGAAGTACCAGTGGTTCAACGGGGCACAAGAGGAG GTTGCTGATGGGACGAGACCTGAACTCACTGTTAGAACCCAGAATTCCCAGACTTTCATCTGCCGAGTGAGTGACCAGTACCAAAACTGGGTCTTCAGCAAATGGGTCAAAGTGAAAGTCATATCTGCTGCTGGACAAG gtgtctGTGGAACATGGAGTGGGGAGCCCCATATTGTAGTCCACCCTGTATCGCAGACTGTTCGGCAGGGGGACAGGTTAGTCCTGAGGTGCTCAGCATTTGGTATGCCTGCCCCACAGTACCAGTGGTACAGAAATGGCCAAATCTTACAACAAGAGACCTCAGACTCAGTTGAG ATAAAAAACGTGAACGCTGACAATGCTGGATCATATCTCTGTGCCGTGTCTAACAAACTGGAGGAGAGGTGGTCGGAGGCAGCGGACATAGAGATTG TTCCCCCTGCTCAATCTCTGGCAGCACCTCTCATGG CTTCTGATAAGGTGGCTCTGCTCATTGGCAATCTCAATTATGCCCAACATCCTGGTCTCATGGCCCCCACCATGGACGTCCACCAGCTTTCGAACCTGTTGCAGCAGCTGGGTTTCCGAGTGGTCTCTTTGCTGGACCTGACCCTTGATGAGATGCATGCTGCCATTGACAAGTTCTTACAACTTctagacagaggagtgtatg CTGTGTTCTATTATGCTGGGCATGGATATGAACATGCAGGCCGGAATTACTTGGTGGCAGTCGATGCTCCAAGACCCTACTGTaaggaaaactgtgtgtgtgtgcagcgagTAATGCGTAAAATGCAAGAAAGACAAGCCACGCTTAATGTTATTCTACTAGACACCTGCAGAAAATG gtacCATCAAAACTCTCCCCCTTCTGTGATAACACCTGTTGCTCCTTTGGGTAACACCGTATACGGATATGCAAC GAGTGAAGATGCTGAAGCTTTTGAAGTGCAAGATGGTGGAAAAAGCACAGGGATCTTCACCAagtacctgaacacacacatattggaGCCTAAAAAAGTCACCCACGTCTTGGAGCAGGTGTCTGAGG ATCTGGGAAAGGATCTGATGGTGTGTGGGAGGCAGGTGGTGGAGATCAAACATACACTGAAGGAGCCCAGGTCCCTAGCTGACCCCGTCAGGACTGTGGGACACACGCAAGAGCTGCGAATACGCGATGCCTGCTGGAAACAGGCGAATG TTTTGCCTGGTCGGAAGCTGGTCGAATTTTCATGTGGTGCTCAAGTGGAGCTGAGCTTCTCTGCCTTGTTTTCCAACGTCATGGTGGTGTTTGGCAAGGTGAAAAGCATGGGACCTGTAGCCGTGGACTGCACCGTGTGTCTGAGGAGCACACCT GTCCTAGAGGACATTTTCTCGCGTGCGGACATTTCAGATGAAATGGACTCGTTGTTGTTAAACAAATCTGCTAATCCTGATTGCAGTCTTAGGCTGTGTTGCCTGCAGAAACTGAAC AAATCGTTGGTGATTAAAGTGGACCTTCACTATACCCACAAGGACACCAGGTTACGTGTGGTAGAATCGAAGGAACTGGATATAGGCAAGCCTCTGGTGGCCTCCTGCAAGTTCGGCCAGAGGAAGAAGCAGGTGGACGGGATACGGTGGCCTCGTCACCAGACAGCGGACCAAATTTCTCATTACAAACAACAACCCTTCCAACAGCCACATGGCCAACCATGTCGACCCTCCACCAGAAAAGCAGATAACGTCTGGGAGAGCGTGCCCAAGGCTGCTTCTGTAAGCAGCAACGAACCTGAAGAGAATGATGAGAACGAGTCTCTCGATTTCACTCTGTGA